In Caldisericota bacterium, the following are encoded in one genomic region:
- a CDS encoding Nif3-like dinuclear metal center hexameric protein codes for MNITEFISILNNVAPFFLQEQYDNSGVQVADLDDDIQKVLISLDLTSDIVDEAIQKKANVILSHHPIMFSTVKNITKQKNPALFKAIVNNINLIAMHTNFDLAEDGLNDYVGKLLGIKKITSIRRSTEKTYKFAVYVPVDYADKLRNALFDAGAGKIGNYGEASFNLQGSGTFTPLDGTHPFIGKKGKREKVKEIKIETVVFARNIDNVLLSMKKVHPYEEPAYDIYEIKSNSPSGIGMIGEVKEQCLKDFAKFVKARLNAKHVRLIGSKDVSVKNVALCTGAGTSLLDEVQDLGVDIYITGDIAHHAALNAREMDLNLLDVEHFDTEKFFVDAIYGRLVDSGIPKKFLLKSKKMQSPYIVL; via the coding sequence ATGAATATAACTGAATTTATTTCGATTCTTAATAACGTTGCTCCTTTTTTTCTTCAGGAACAATATGACAACAGTGGTGTTCAAGTTGCAGATCTTGATGACGATATTCAAAAAGTATTAATTTCGCTTGATTTAACCAGCGACATAGTGGATGAAGCAATACAAAAGAAGGCAAATGTTATTCTTTCCCATCACCCTATTATGTTTTCTACTGTAAAAAATATTACAAAGCAAAAGAACCCCGCGCTTTTTAAGGCAATTGTAAACAATATAAACCTTATTGCGATGCATACGAACTTCGATCTTGCAGAAGATGGCCTGAATGATTATGTAGGAAAATTATTAGGTATAAAAAAAATTACATCGATTAGAAGAAGCACCGAAAAAACATATAAATTTGCAGTGTATGTGCCGGTTGATTATGCGGACAAATTGAGAAATGCTTTGTTTGATGCAGGTGCAGGTAAAATAGGGAATTACGGAGAAGCATCCTTTAACTTGCAGGGTAGCGGGACATTTACGCCTCTTGATGGAACGCATCCTTTTATTGGTAAAAAAGGAAAAAGAGAAAAAGTTAAAGAAATAAAAATAGAAACAGTTGTCTTTGCAAGAAATATTGACAATGTATTGTTGTCAATGAAAAAGGTACATCCTTACGAAGAACCTGCATATGATATCTACGAAATTAAAAGTAACTCGCCTTCAGGCATTGGAATGATCGGAGAGGTAAAAGAGCAGTGTCTCAAAGATTTTGCAAAGTTTGTTAAAGCAAGGCTTAATGCAAAGCATGTTCGCCTCATAGGATCAAAAGATGTATCTGTAAAAAATGTTGCTTTATGTACTGGGGCAGGAACGTCGCTGTTAGACGAAGTACAAGATTTAGGTGTTGATATATACATTACGGGGGATATTGCGCATCATGCGGCGTTAAATGCACGAGAAATGGATTTAAATTTGCTTGATGTAGAGCATTTTGATACAGAAAAGTTTTTTGTGGATGCAATATATGGACGTCTCGTTGATAGCGGAATACCTAAAAAGTTTTTATTAAAGAGTAAAAAAATGCAATCTCCGTACATAGTTTTGTAA
- a CDS encoding MFS transporter: MADLFIPQFAETLGATRFEIGILGTAFALSMFISATVFGRISDKLGRKKIISLGCISAGLFYAVSFFSASFPNFFVLRILQGISIGIYPGALAAYVNENSGKMDDHTAWGALGIAFFLGLSSIIATLVNIRWIFVSVGILYLISLLLVSKLKEEEIKPFVIPLFPKEIIKKNINLYLAIFFTFTGINVTWTFWILFLYELGATPFMVGCITIINPLFEFLTLKFVAHRIKWRGTGLGILILALAFPFFLLPDIHSRLCPCKLLQELDGPLCLQAG, from the coding sequence ATGGCGGATCTTTTTATTCCTCAATTCGCAGAAACGCTAGGAGCCACGCGATTTGAAATAGGTATCCTTGGTACTGCATTTGCATTATCAATGTTTATCTCTGCAACAGTTTTTGGAAGAATCTCTGACAAGTTAGGACGCAAAAAAATTATCTCTCTTGGATGTATATCTGCCGGACTATTCTATGCAGTTTCATTTTTTTCTGCATCATTTCCAAATTTCTTTGTTTTGAGGATATTGCAGGGAATCTCAATCGGTATATATCCGGGAGCACTTGCCGCATATGTAAATGAAAACAGCGGTAAAATGGATGATCACACCGCATGGGGCGCATTGGGCATTGCCTTTTTTCTGGGGCTCTCCAGCATAATTGCTACTCTTGTCAACATTAGATGGATATTTGTATCGGTAGGCATACTATATCTTATCTCCCTGCTTCTCGTTTCAAAATTAAAAGAAGAAGAAATAAAACCCTTTGTCATACCTCTGTTTCCAAAGGAGATAATCAAAAAAAATATAAATTTATACCTTGCAATATTCTTTACATTCACGGGTATAAATGTGACATGGACATTTTGGATACTTTTCCTGTACGAATTAGGAGCAACACCTTTTATGGTAGGTTGCATCACAATCATAAATCCTTTATTTGAATTTTTAACGCTTAAGTTTGTTGCACATAGAATAAAATGGAGGGGCACGGGGCTTGGAATCCTCATATTAGCTCTCGCATTTCCATTTTTTCTCTTGCCAGATATCCATTCCAGATTATGCCCTTGCAAGCTATTACAGGAATTGGATGGGCCTTTATGTTTGCAGGCGGGTTAA